The DNA window TCGAAGCCCACGACCTGGCAGCCCTCGTGCAGACGCTCCAGCACTTCACTAGCGAGTTTCTCGCGGGAGACAGCGTCTGGCGGTGCAGTGCCCATCTGATCCTGACCGCCCCTCACCAAGTGGGCTGCGCGAATGGCTGGGCTGGCCTTGCGAAGTGGTAGCCCTGCAGGAGGTCCAGTCCGAGGTCGACGAGCGCGTCGCGTTCCTCCGGTATTTCGACCCCTTCTGCGACCACGCCCAGCCCCATCTCTTGACAGAGCGAGGTCATGGAGCGGACGAGGCGCCGCTTGAGCGAGCTCTTGTGGACGTCACGGATCAGAGACATATCGAGCTTGACGAAGTCTGGCTCCATCTGCACGAAGCTGGCCAACCCAGCATAGCCGGCCCCCAGGTCGTCAACCGCGATGCGGTAGCCGAAGCTGCGCAGCCGCGCCACCCGCGCGCGCGCATCCGGGACGCTGTCAAGCGACATGCGCTCCGTAATCTCGAGCACGATGCGGCCCGCGAGCGTGGAGAGCGGGCCGCCGGCGTCGAGCAACGTCTCGTCGAGGAGGTCCTCCGGATGCAGGTTCAAGAACAGTAGCCAGGTCGGATCAGAAGCAGCAAACGCCTCGGCGGCGCGCTGGCGCACTACGCGCCCAAGGCGGGGCAGCTGCCCGAGCCGCTCCGCGGCGTCGATCACGGCGCCGGGATGCGGCAACGTCCGCTCCTCCGTGCGCAGCAGAGCCTCGTACCCGAAGACTTGCCGGTCGGCGGCGCTCACGATCGGCTGAAAGGCGACCCAGAGCGACTCCAGCGCGCGCTCGAAGCTCGCCTCCAGTCCGGCCCGGTCAGACCCCTCGCCCGTCATGGTGCCGAGGGCCCTCAACGCCTCGCGCTTCGCACGGCCGAGCTGCTGGAGCTGCGTGGCGCGGCGCACGGCATCGGTGAGCTCGTCCGCGCCGACGGGCTTCGACAGGTACTTCATCACGCCGTGATCGATGGCCTGCGTGGCAGTCTCCAGGCTCGGCCTCCCGGTCATCAGCAACACAGGCAGGTCGCGATCGTGCTGGCGCACCTCTCGCAGAAGCTGCACGCCGTCCATGCCTGGCATCGAGATGTCGCTCACGACGGCGTCGAACGACTCGTTGCGGAGCTGCTGGAGGGCAGACTCGCCGTCAGCAGCGGCGCGGACATCGAAGCCAGCGTTGGTCAGCACTCGCAAGTAGGCACTTCGGACGGCGTCATCGTCGTCGACCAACAGGACCGTGCGGCGGCTTCCCTCCATGCGCTCACCCTTCATCAGGCCAAGAGCTTGGAGCGGCCCGCGACCCGACGGTAGTGTCGGGTTCCGACATCATGTGTCGAAACTGCGACGGGACCCGCTGAGCAGCGCCCGCGGATTCGAAAATGGAACTGCCCTATCCGCTGCATGTCGGCGAGATTGCCGCCGCCGGAGGGGCGGTCGTGGGCTCTCGAGTGGGAGTCACAGGGTGA is part of the Myxococcales bacterium genome and encodes:
- a CDS encoding EAL domain-containing response regulator, with product MKGERMEGSRRTVLLVDDDDAVRSAYLRVLTNAGFDVRAAADGESALQQLRNESFDAVVSDISMPGMDGVQLLREVRQHDRDLPVLLMTGRPSLETATQAIDHGVMKYLSKPVGADELTDAVRRATQLQQLGRAKREALRALGTMTGEGSDRAGLEASFERALESLWVAFQPIVSAADRQVFGYEALLRTEERTLPHPGAVIDAAERLGQLPRLGRVVRQRAAEAFAASDPTWLLFLNLHPEDLLDETLLDAGGPLSTLAGRIVLEITERMSLDSVPDARARVARLRSFGYRIAVDDLGAGYAGLASFVQMEPDFVKLDMSLIRDVHKSSLKRRLVRSMTSLCQEMGLGVVAEGVEIPEERDALVDLGLDLLQGYHFARPAQPFAQPTW